From the Leptospira licerasiae serovar Varillal str. VAR 010 genome, one window contains:
- a CDS encoding SDR family NAD(P)-dependent oxidoreductase, which translates to MFTILITGGSGGLGRALVSELGNSGYKILNWDLVSPDKLHPNETFQKIDLTSSDELEIACKNLESEASPNIRGFIHCAGYGGPYHKITEVSLEEWDRIFSINLRSAFQITKSLLPLFSTQGSGRFVYIASSLSVQGSALSVAYSSSKHGIIGFMKSIAAEWGEKGITSNAVSPGYMETKMGIQEDQVDDHRKKIIEMTPVKKIASPDEIARVVSFLISPESGYINGANWTVDGGITSI; encoded by the coding sequence ATGTTTACAATTTTAATCACTGGAGGAAGTGGAGGGCTTGGTAGAGCTCTTGTTTCCGAATTAGGAAATTCAGGTTATAAAATCCTAAATTGGGACCTGGTTTCTCCTGACAAACTTCATCCGAATGAAACATTCCAAAAAATAGATCTCACATCTTCAGATGAATTGGAAATTGCCTGCAAGAATTTAGAGTCCGAGGCATCTCCGAACATTCGTGGATTTATACATTGCGCGGGTTATGGCGGTCCTTATCATAAGATCACCGAAGTTTCTTTGGAAGAATGGGATAGGATCTTTTCGATCAACCTTCGTTCCGCATTTCAAATTACAAAATCGTTACTTCCGCTTTTTAGCACTCAAGGATCCGGAAGATTCGTTTATATAGCTTCTTCCTTATCCGTGCAAGGCAGCGCATTGTCAGTGGCTTATTCTTCTTCCAAACATGGGATCATAGGTTTTATGAAATCTATTGCCGCAGAATGGGGAGAGAAGGGGATCACATCTAACGCAGTAAGTCCCGGCTATATGGAAACTAAAATGGGGATCCAAGAGGACCAAGTGGATGATCATCGCAAAAAGATAATAGAGATGACACCTGTTAAGAAGATCGCCTCTCCGGATGAGATTGCTAGAGTGGTGTCCTTTTTAATCTCTCCCGAATCCGGTTATATAAACGGTGCGAACTGGACTGTCGACGGAGGAATTACTTCGATATAG